In Paenibacillus sp. FSL M7-0420, a single genomic region encodes these proteins:
- a CDS encoding cache domain-containing sensor histidine kinase codes for MLSTLVKPIVRLSVKQQLILLFLIMITPILILNSYGNYKAEEILKRHVTNAYVELNKQNFAIINRDIDTVNKITTTVIQNPVLQQLNMRGDDTVMERVKRYETIEKLLGSYSQGAERGDGIYYSLYVYDPDNYYFFAPNFPQVKKAGVYFFSKEERPFWFDQVVQQRGRGYLMFVEKLSPQAEDLKTLTYVRAVNNIYRGEGTLGVLVVTKMESKIGESLRSISLPDGEIYLTDMSNRVLASTTNSTGEVIVLPDGSEAGDPEGTEDIITDDFIYVVNNNHAFEQKLVYKVPVKSLLQQQNEMKRVIQYITVAYALFGLIIITYFWRSLMTPLQKLAFFVRKYEPGNRVPETPRRGSNDEVSVLINATYDMARRLNSLIMYKYQMELKQKESQLQLLYQQINPHLLYNTLESIYWKSSLEGNVESAEMIKELSKLMKISLSRGRELITLEEELEHAGAYIKLQQHRHDYVFAVIWNIAPGTTRNLIPKITLQPLIENAIIHGVKHMEEDGEIIITSVLEDDRIRITIEDNGYKQVDYKAIEQILNDDSPNPVNGYGIRNIHQRVQLHFGGDYGISYSARERGGTIVSVILPKSETIE; via the coding sequence ATGTTGTCCACGCTTGTAAAACCCATTGTCCGGCTCAGTGTTAAGCAGCAGTTGATTCTGCTGTTCCTGATCATGATTACGCCTATTCTGATTCTGAACAGCTACGGCAACTACAAGGCAGAGGAGATTCTGAAGCGTCATGTGACCAATGCCTACGTGGAGCTGAACAAGCAGAATTTCGCCATTATTAACAGGGACATCGATACGGTGAACAAAATCACGACCACCGTCATCCAGAATCCGGTCCTCCAGCAGCTCAATATGCGCGGGGACGACACGGTGATGGAGCGCGTGAAGCGCTATGAGACGATAGAGAAGCTGCTCGGCAGCTATTCGCAGGGAGCGGAGCGGGGTGACGGGATTTACTACTCGCTGTATGTATATGATCCCGATAACTACTACTTTTTCGCTCCCAATTTTCCGCAGGTGAAGAAGGCAGGAGTGTATTTTTTCTCCAAGGAGGAACGGCCGTTCTGGTTCGATCAAGTGGTGCAGCAGCGGGGGCGCGGCTACCTGATGTTCGTGGAGAAGCTGAGTCCGCAGGCCGAAGATCTGAAGACGCTTACTTATGTCAGGGCTGTCAATAATATCTACCGTGGAGAAGGGACGCTCGGCGTGCTGGTGGTGACCAAGATGGAATCGAAGATCGGTGAATCGCTGAGATCCATCTCTCTGCCGGACGGAGAAATTTATCTGACGGATATGAGCAACCGTGTACTGGCCTCCACCACGAATTCAACCGGAGAGGTGATCGTCCTGCCGGACGGCTCGGAGGCGGGAGATCCGGAGGGAACCGAGGATATTATCACTGATGACTTCATCTATGTGGTGAACAACAATCATGCCTTTGAGCAAAAGCTGGTCTACAAGGTACCCGTCAAATCCCTGCTCCAGCAGCAGAACGAAATGAAACGCGTCATTCAATACATAACGGTGGCTTACGCGCTCTTCGGACTGATCATCATTACCTACTTCTGGCGTTCGCTGATGACCCCTTTGCAGAAGCTGGCTTTTTTTGTGCGCAAGTATGAGCCGGGCAACCGTGTGCCCGAGACTCCCCGCAGAGGAAGCAACGATGAGGTCAGTGTGCTGATTAACGCCACATATGATATGGCCCGCAGGCTCAACAGCCTGATTATGTACAAATACCAGATGGAGCTGAAGCAGAAGGAATCGCAGCTGCAGCTGCTCTATCAGCAGATCAACCCGCATCTGCTGTACAACACTCTGGAGAGTATTTATTGGAAAAGCTCGCTCGAAGGCAACGTGGAATCCGCGGAAATGATCAAGGAATTATCCAAGCTGATGAAGATCAGCTTAAGCCGGGGCCGGGAGCTGATCACGCTCGAAGAGGAGCTTGAGCATGCCGGTGCCTACATCAAGCTCCAGCAGCACCGGCATGATTATGTGTTCGCCGTTATCTGGAACATCGCTCCCGGGACGACCAGGAATCTGATTCCCAAGATCACTCTGCAGCCCCTGATCGAGAATGCGATTATCCACGGGGTTAAGCATATGGAGGAGGACGGCGAAATCATTATTACCTCTGTGCTGGAGGATGACCGGATTCGGATTACCATTGAGGATAACGGCTATAAGCAGGTCGATTATAAGGCTATCGAACAGATACTCAATGATGACAGCCCGAACCCGGTTAACGGCTACGGTATCCGCAATATCCATCAGCGTGTGCAGCTGCACTTCGGCGGGGATTACGGGATCAGCTATAGTGCGCGCGAGCGCGGAGGCACGATAGTAAG
- a CDS encoding alpha/beta hydrolase, with the protein MNKDSSYNQSVTYWKQYQRFFPEEMQVHAGYLPTEEWMIWNNAHIHLDRMPAPDAPLKIIFIHGAGGNGRLLAPYARMLQTYGYEVVSPDLPPYGLSYTDSGESLDYQLWIDILNELIEQELKRDGKPVILLGSSIGGMLAYHTAVQSKQVKGLIATTFVDTSEVKVRDQLAPNKLISRLGGWCMNQFPALTDTLQISVNKVSRMKWITNNAELTRLIMNDPHAAGTKIPLRLLRTFLNMKPVLKPQQFDLCPVLLVHPQLDPMTPYRFSRPFYDHLKGRKESVILEGAGHFPIEQPGLEQMIAAVLAFLRTVKEELQLA; encoded by the coding sequence ATGAACAAGGATTCATCCTATAACCAATCGGTGACTTATTGGAAACAATACCAAAGATTTTTCCCTGAAGAAATGCAGGTCCATGCAGGATATCTGCCGACAGAGGAATGGATGATCTGGAATAATGCCCATATTCATCTAGACCGTATGCCAGCTCCTGACGCACCTTTAAAAATCATTTTCATTCATGGAGCTGGCGGCAATGGCAGGTTGCTCGCGCCTTATGCGCGCATGCTGCAAACCTATGGTTATGAAGTCGTCTCTCCGGATCTGCCTCCCTATGGTCTAAGCTATACCGATTCAGGGGAATCATTGGATTATCAACTCTGGATTGACATCCTGAATGAACTGATCGAACAGGAGCTGAAACGGGACGGCAAGCCTGTTATTCTGCTGGGCTCCAGTATTGGCGGTATGTTGGCTTATCACACCGCAGTACAAAGTAAGCAGGTCAAAGGGTTGATTGCAACGACATTTGTGGATACGAGTGAGGTGAAGGTTCGTGATCAGCTAGCTCCTAACAAACTCATTAGCCGGTTAGGCGGATGGTGTATGAATCAATTCCCTGCACTAACAGATACCCTGCAGATCTCTGTGAATAAAGTATCCCGGATGAAATGGATCACGAACAACGCTGAACTGACCAGACTCATTATGAATGATCCTCATGCGGCAGGAACAAAAATCCCTTTACGCTTATTAAGAACCTTTCTAAATATGAAACCGGTCCTGAAACCTCAGCAGTTTGACCTTTGTCCGGTATTACTCGTTCATCCTCAATTAGATCCTATGACGCCTTACCGTTTCAGCAGACCATTTTATGACCATCTTAAAGGCAGGAAAGAATCTGTGATTCTAGAGGGTGCAGGTCATTTTCCGATTGAACAACCGGGGCTGGAGCAGATGATTGCTGCTGTGCTTGCTTTTTTGAGAACAGTAAAGGAAGAATTACAGCTAGCATAA
- a CDS encoding GNAT family N-acetyltransferase, with the protein MELRFLQVNTAEETAEVARLAAEIWHEHYGSIITIAQIDYMIEKFQSVPAITDQIHHQGYEYYLIHNGEGSTAGYMSAREEEGKLFLSKLYISKEYRGRSYASQALIFLEKLCQDRNLTHIWLTVNRDNESSIAVYTRKGFRTLREQVADIGNGFVMDDYIMEKEIPVP; encoded by the coding sequence ATGGAGCTTAGATTTCTACAAGTGAATACAGCGGAAGAAACTGCTGAGGTTGCCCGATTGGCAGCAGAAATATGGCACGAACATTATGGCTCCATTATTACCATCGCGCAGATTGATTACATGATTGAAAAGTTCCAATCGGTTCCCGCGATAACGGATCAGATCCATCATCAGGGCTACGAATATTACTTGATCCATAATGGCGAAGGCTCCACAGCCGGATATATGTCAGCCAGAGAAGAGGAAGGGAAGCTCTTTTTGAGCAAGCTTTATATCAGCAAGGAGTACAGGGGGCGCAGCTATGCCAGCCAAGCATTGATCTTTCTGGAGAAGCTGTGTCAAGATCGTAACCTGACTCACATATGGCTGACAGTCAATCGTGATAATGAATCAAGTATTGCGGTCTATACAAGAAAGGGCTTTCGGACCCTTAGGGAACAAGTGGCAGATATCGGGAACGGATTCGTCATGGATGATTACATTATGGAAAAAGAAATCCCGGTCCCCTGA
- a CDS encoding alpha/beta hydrolase, whose protein sequence is METLLLWPEGAPGALGASEEDQPAITPYLVEGKGNAAVLVCPGGGYAMRADHEGGPVAEWLNTLGISAFVLRYRVAPYQYPSALLDAQRALRTIRFRADEFGIDPDRLGILGFSAGGHLASTAGVSYDLGNPDHPEPLERLSSRPDRLILCYPVISMTEGVTHQGSKENLLGAVPDAELSLKLSSEFQVTPDTPPTFLWHTSDDDYVPVENSLLFAAGLSRHKVPFDLHIYAHGVHGLGLAPEEPHTKTWTDACASWLQLNGYTRA, encoded by the coding sequence ATGGAAACGTTGTTGCTATGGCCTGAAGGTGCGCCTGGAGCACTGGGAGCTAGTGAAGAGGATCAGCCTGCGATTACACCTTATTTAGTTGAAGGCAAGGGGAATGCCGCTGTTCTGGTCTGTCCGGGAGGCGGGTATGCGATGCGTGCCGACCATGAAGGCGGTCCGGTTGCGGAGTGGCTGAATACACTCGGAATTTCAGCATTCGTGCTGCGTTACCGTGTTGCGCCTTACCAATACCCAAGTGCGCTGCTGGATGCGCAGCGGGCGCTGCGTACGATCCGCTTCCGCGCGGACGAATTCGGCATTGACCCAGACCGTCTCGGTATTCTGGGCTTCTCGGCGGGCGGACATCTCGCTTCTACCGCCGGGGTATCTTATGATCTGGGCAATCCTGATCACCCGGAGCCATTGGAGCGGCTGTCCAGCCGTCCTGACCGCCTCATTCTATGCTACCCGGTTATCTCGATGACCGAAGGGGTCACACATCAGGGCTCGAAGGAGAATCTGCTGGGAGCCGTTCCCGATGCAGAGCTGTCGCTTAAGCTCAGCAGCGAGTTCCAGGTGACCCCGGACACGCCGCCAACGTTCCTCTGGCATACCTCTGATGATGATTATGTCCCGGTGGAGAACAGCCTGCTGTTCGCCGCAGGTCTTAGCCGTCATAAGGTTCCGTTCGATCTGCATATCTATGCGCACGGTGTACACGGTCTGGGCTTAGCCCCTGAAGAGCCGCACACCAAGACATGGACGGATGCCTGTGCCTCCTGGCTGCAATTGAACGGGTATACCAGAGCGTGA
- the pgmB gene encoding beta-phosphoglucomutase, with protein MLEHMKGAIFDLDGVIVDTAKYHYLAWRSLAGELGFPFTEEDNERLKGVSRMRSLDILLQIGGLSFGEAEKLAMAEKKNRLYVEYISGLDESELLPGVRAYLSALRARGVGIALGSASKNAEFILDKLNIAGLFDTVVDGNKVSRAKPDPEVFLTACRELGLQAQDCVVFEDAEAGVAAGKAAGMYVVGIGRPELLKAADLVVSGLHEL; from the coding sequence ATGCTGGAGCATATGAAGGGTGCTATCTTCGATCTGGATGGCGTGATTGTAGACACGGCTAAATATCACTATCTGGCCTGGCGTTCGCTCGCCGGGGAGCTGGGCTTCCCGTTCACCGAAGAGGACAATGAGCGGCTGAAGGGCGTCAGCCGGATGCGGTCGCTGGATATTCTGCTTCAGATCGGCGGTCTGAGCTTCGGCGAAGCAGAGAAGCTGGCGATGGCGGAGAAGAAGAACCGCCTCTATGTAGAATATATCTCAGGCCTGGATGAATCAGAGCTGCTGCCCGGTGTCAGAGCCTATCTAAGTGCGCTCAGAGCACGCGGCGTGGGTATTGCCCTTGGCTCTGCAAGTAAGAATGCGGAATTCATACTGGATAAGCTGAATATCGCGGGGCTGTTCGATACGGTGGTAGACGGCAATAAGGTCTCGCGGGCGAAGCCGGACCCTGAGGTGTTCCTGACCGCCTGCCGGGAGCTGGGGCTGCAGGCGCAGGACTGCGTGGTGTTCGAGGATGCCGAGGCCGGAGTAGCCGCCGGCAAGGCTGCCGGCATGTACGTGGTCGGGATCGGACGGCCGGAGCTGCTGAAGGCGGCGGACCTTGTCGTATCCGGATTGCATGAACTGTAA
- a CDS encoding glycosyl hydrolase family 65 protein: protein MDWTVSERSFGPGRITANGNKFMTGNGYMGFRGVLEEFGKEQLAAVTLAGVYDRAGDKWREPVNAPNGLYTVVTCDGIQLSVLETEPMEHTQSLNLRTAVHSRETVFTIRSGGKLTLTAERFVSMDQLHLLAAKWTLHCNADCRIEITTGIDGTVWDINGPHLLEQQSSSAGGVLLSTAVTGELGQQVAVAELITFGTAEQAKRVDGVIGLDGGTALRHIFIEAKAGETYTWCKYAAVFTGLDGEGDPAEDGPDERAVQTVQTAAETGYAGLLEAHSRKWAQRWSRSDCVIEGDEEAQFALRYSMYQLLIIAPTKSEKVSIPARGLSGQVYKGAVFWDTEMFMLPFFLHSDPGTARNLMMYRIHTLDGARRKAAEYGYLGAFYAWESQDTGDDACTLFNVNDVFTGRPMRTYFRDKQIHISADVVHGLWQYVTFTGDDSILADGGAEVIWECARFFYSYAYYNPVKQRYELLDVTGPDEYHERVNNNAFTSAMVQETLKIALQTAERLQDKYPAVYNGLAESYADGPFLDEFRAMLAQLYVPQPDPDTLVIEQFDRYLQLEDVSLAELRARVIHPNEYWGGGNGLAATTRILKQADVVLMLHLFRDRYSRKVKQANWEFYEPRTEHGSSLSACIYALAAADIGLPDWGYPYFMRTATVDLTGESKQYVGDLYIGGTHPAANGGAWMAVVLGFAGVRFDGQTVTLKPSLPETWESVELPVVLRGGSFRLRIGREEITVTAAPGNREAVSFAGFGGESVPCPPGAILKLASESNQRGL from the coding sequence ATGGACTGGACGGTAAGTGAGCGCAGCTTCGGACCCGGGCGGATTACGGCGAACGGCAACAAATTTATGACCGGCAATGGCTATATGGGCTTCCGGGGAGTCCTTGAGGAGTTCGGGAAGGAGCAGCTTGCGGCGGTTACATTGGCCGGAGTATATGACCGGGCGGGCGACAAATGGCGCGAGCCGGTGAACGCCCCGAATGGACTGTATACGGTAGTCACCTGTGACGGCATACAGCTAAGCGTATTGGAAACAGAACCGATGGAGCATACACAGAGCCTGAACCTACGCACAGCAGTCCACTCGAGGGAGACGGTGTTCACTATCCGCAGCGGCGGGAAGCTGACCCTGACCGCAGAGCGTTTCGTTAGTATGGATCAGCTCCACCTGCTGGCAGCGAAATGGACTCTTCACTGCAACGCCGATTGCCGGATAGAGATTACTACAGGAATCGATGGCACGGTGTGGGATATTAACGGTCCACATCTGCTCGAGCAGCAGAGCAGCTCTGCCGGCGGGGTGCTGCTGTCAACAGCAGTTACCGGGGAGCTGGGGCAGCAGGTGGCGGTGGCGGAGCTTATAACGTTCGGTACGGCTGAACAGGCGAAGCGGGTTGACGGTGTTATCGGGCTGGATGGAGGAACCGCACTGCGCCATATTTTTATAGAAGCTAAGGCAGGTGAGACTTATACATGGTGCAAATATGCAGCCGTGTTCACCGGTCTGGATGGCGAAGGCGATCCTGCAGAAGATGGACCTGATGAGCGGGCGGTGCAGACCGTCCAGACCGCCGCTGAGACAGGGTATGCCGGACTGCTGGAGGCTCACAGCCGGAAGTGGGCGCAGCGATGGTCACGCAGTGATTGTGTCATTGAAGGCGATGAGGAGGCGCAGTTCGCGCTGCGGTACAGTATGTATCAGCTGCTGATCATTGCACCGACGAAGTCGGAGAAGGTCTCGATTCCGGCGCGCGGCTTGTCCGGGCAGGTCTATAAGGGCGCGGTATTCTGGGATACAGAAATGTTCATGCTGCCCTTTTTCCTGCACAGCGACCCGGGCACCGCCCGTAACCTGATGATGTACCGCATCCACACGCTGGACGGTGCGCGGCGGAAGGCGGCGGAGTATGGATATTTGGGGGCTTTTTATGCTTGGGAGAGTCAGGATACAGGGGATGATGCCTGTACCCTGTTCAATGTGAACGATGTATTTACCGGGCGACCCATGCGGACCTATTTCCGCGATAAGCAGATTCATATCAGTGCAGATGTCGTGCACGGCCTCTGGCAATACGTGACCTTCACAGGAGATGACAGCATCCTGGCGGACGGCGGGGCGGAGGTCATCTGGGAATGTGCGCGTTTCTTCTATTCCTATGCTTATTATAATCCCGTGAAGCAGCGGTATGAGCTGCTGGATGTTACCGGCCCGGATGAATATCACGAGCGCGTGAATAATAACGCATTTACGAGCGCTATGGTTCAGGAGACACTGAAGATTGCCTTGCAGACAGCAGAAAGATTGCAGGACAAATATCCGGCCGTGTATAACGGTCTTGCTGAATCTTACGCAGACGGGCCGTTCCTGGATGAATTCAGAGCCATGCTGGCACAGCTCTATGTTCCGCAGCCGGACCCGGATACGCTGGTGATTGAACAATTCGACCGTTATCTGCAACTGGAGGATGTGTCTCTGGCTGAGCTGAGGGCACGGGTCATTCACCCGAATGAGTACTGGGGCGGAGGCAATGGGCTGGCTGCTACCACAAGAATCCTGAAGCAGGCCGATGTGGTGCTGATGTTGCACCTGTTCCGGGACAGATACAGCAGGAAAGTGAAGCAGGCGAACTGGGAATTCTATGAGCCGCGAACCGAGCATGGCTCCAGCCTCAGCGCGTGTATCTACGCATTGGCTGCTGCGGATATCGGCTTGCCGGACTGGGGATATCCTTATTTCATGCGCACGGCCACCGTAGATCTTACCGGGGAGTCGAAGCAGTATGTCGGCGATCTCTATATTGGAGGGACGCATCCGGCGGCGAATGGAGGCGCATGGATGGCTGTGGTTCTTGGCTTCGCGGGTGTGCGCTTTGATGGACAGACCGTCACCCTTAAGCCGTCTCTGCCGGAGACCTGGGAGTCTGTAGAGCTGCCGGTTGTGCTGCGCGGCGGCAGCTTCCGGCTGCGGATCGGCCGCGAAGAGATCACGGTTACGGCCGCGCCCGGCAACCGCGAAGCGGTAAGCTTCGCCGGATTCGGCGGTGAGTCTGTGCCGTGCCCGCCCGGTGCAATCCTGAAGTTAGCGTCTGAGTCCAATCAGAGAGGATTATGA
- a CDS encoding glycoside hydrolase family 65 protein: MAKVADPYLKVDPWAIIEEGFDPERNRTSESIFSLGNEYMGVRGYADEGYSGDSLPGSYFNGLNEQMEVGNHYKGIIRSLRYMVNAVDWLHTRISVDGETLDLAHSRIEAYTRRLDFQAGTYTREFIWLLSDGKKLKLCFTRLVSMTLSHLGLQQISFTALNFTGKVDICTGLDFGMTHEEHGQSMWKEQQRGGEGAITAIMARTLTTGNQLFSGFVLKSSQSLHTELVEDDRYIGRQFPLMLVEGEPASFTKLVVNVTGTDAAPATDRLWTKGMELAAAADRLVEEEVVADQASYWSSIWATSDIRIEGDPENQQGIRFCIFQLYQTYHGDHPGYNIGAKGLTGEAYRGLAFWDTESYCLPFYLFNNPKAARSLLEFRYKTLPQALQRGKDVDCAGAFYPIATIDGTESCDLWQHSNLQLHVGTAVAYGIWHYVKNTGDLEFLYSKGAEMLIQISRFYAARGQWGQRTGEYGYFGVMGPDEFQLMVNNNCYINLMAQKLFEYTLETVALMKAEALEAYTAVIAVTALREEELADWDHKRAHMKIPFDPGSGIYEEHDGFFDMPHIDIHSIPVTEFPLYSNWSYDRLYRYDMIKQPDVLMFLFLYNGQFSRETKLANYDYYEPRCIHESSLSPSIHSILASELGKSEEAYRFFEFATRLDLDNYNRNTREGLHTTSIAAAWMNIVYGFGGMRSDGDCLSFRPVLPQRWTAYSFQVMCRGVLLGITVNAESVSFRAVNGGSTEVLIYDQRVTVDEAGIELPLAEGMAV, from the coding sequence ATGGCAAAAGTAGCAGATCCCTATCTGAAGGTCGATCCCTGGGCAATTATTGAGGAAGGCTTTGATCCGGAACGCAACCGGACTTCGGAATCGATTTTTTCACTGGGCAATGAGTATATGGGGGTACGGGGGTATGCGGACGAGGGCTACAGCGGTGATTCCTTGCCGGGCAGCTATTTCAACGGGCTGAATGAGCAGATGGAGGTTGGCAATCATTATAAAGGCATTATCCGGTCGCTGCGCTACATGGTCAATGCCGTGGACTGGCTGCATACCCGGATCTCGGTGGACGGTGAAACCCTGGATCTGGCGCACTCCCGCATAGAGGCTTATACGCGCAGACTGGATTTCCAGGCGGGAACCTATACACGGGAGTTCATCTGGCTGCTCTCGGACGGGAAAAAGCTGAAGCTCTGCTTCACACGCCTGGTCAGCATGACTCTGTCCCATCTGGGACTGCAGCAGATTAGCTTCACCGCGCTTAATTTCACGGGGAAAGTGGATATTTGTACTGGCCTTGACTTCGGCATGACTCATGAGGAACACGGCCAGAGTATGTGGAAAGAGCAGCAGCGCGGCGGGGAAGGAGCAATAACTGCCATTATGGCCCGTACGCTGACAACCGGAAATCAGCTGTTCTCGGGCTTTGTCCTGAAGTCTTCGCAGTCGCTGCATACGGAGCTTGTGGAAGATGACCGATATATCGGGCGGCAATTCCCGCTTATGCTGGTTGAAGGGGAGCCTGCTTCCTTCACGAAGCTTGTGGTCAATGTGACAGGCACGGATGCTGCCCCAGCTACAGACCGTCTCTGGACAAAAGGCATGGAGCTTGCAGCAGCGGCGGACCGGCTGGTGGAGGAAGAGGTGGTTGCTGACCAGGCCTCCTATTGGAGCAGCATCTGGGCAACCAGCGATATCCGGATTGAGGGCGACCCGGAGAATCAGCAGGGCATCCGTTTTTGTATTTTTCAGCTGTACCAGACGTATCACGGGGACCATCCCGGGTACAATATCGGTGCCAAAGGGTTAACCGGCGAAGCTTACCGGGGGCTGGCCTTCTGGGATACCGAGTCCTACTGTCTGCCGTTCTATCTGTTCAATAACCCGAAGGCGGCCCGCAGTCTGCTGGAATTCCGCTACAAGACGCTGCCTCAGGCGCTCCAGCGCGGGAAGGATGTAGATTGCGCTGGCGCATTCTATCCGATTGCCACGATTGACGGGACAGAGAGCTGTGACCTGTGGCAGCATTCCAATCTGCAGCTTCATGTCGGGACGGCGGTCGCCTACGGCATCTGGCATTATGTGAAGAACACCGGCGACCTGGAATTCCTCTACAGCAAAGGCGCCGAGATGCTGATTCAGATCAGCCGTTTCTACGCAGCCCGCGGCCAGTGGGGTCAACGCACCGGGGAATACGGATATTTCGGCGTAATGGGGCCGGATGAATTCCAGCTTATGGTTAACAATAACTGCTACATCAATCTGATGGCCCAGAAGTTATTCGAATATACGCTCGAAACAGTAGCCCTCATGAAGGCGGAGGCGCTTGAAGCATATACGGCGGTTATAGCGGTTACTGCGCTCCGCGAGGAGGAATTGGCCGACTGGGACCACAAGCGTGCCCATATGAAAATCCCGTTCGATCCCGGCAGCGGCATCTACGAGGAGCATGACGGATTTTTTGATATGCCGCATATCGACATTCATTCGATTCCGGTTACGGAATTCCCGCTGTACTCGAATTGGTCGTATGACCGCCTGTACCGTTACGATATGATCAAGCAGCCGGATGTGCTGATGTTCCTGTTCCTCTACAACGGGCAGTTCTCCCGCGAGACCAAGCTGGCTAATTATGATTATTATGAACCGAGATGTATTCATGAGTCCTCGCTCTCGCCATCCATTCACTCGATTCTGGCCAGTGAGCTGGGCAAATCGGAGGAAGCGTACCGGTTCTTCGAGTTCGCCACGCGCCTGGATCTGGACAACTATAACCGCAATACCCGGGAAGGGCTGCACACCACATCGATCGCCGCAGCGTGGATGAACATCGTCTACGGCTTCGGCGGAATGCGCTCGGATGGAGATTGTCTGTCCTTCCGGCCGGTGCTGCCGCAGCGGTGGACCGCTTACAGCTTCCAGGTGATGTGCAGGGGCGTACTGCTGGGCATTACGGTAAATGCAGAGTCGGTTTCCTTCAGAGCAGTCAATGGCGGAAGCACAGAGGTGCTGATCTATGATCAGCGGGTGACCGTAGATGAAGCAGGAATCGAGCTTCCTCTCGCTGAAGGGATGGCTGTGTAA
- a CDS encoding Crp/Fnr family transcriptional regulator, with protein sequence MIKEHYNVIEARGNTNCFSEQNFNRLLVTMKERVVPEGSHLFWEGDFSDKLFYIKRGRVKLTKSTDEGKELILYMYQSGDMVGQADPFFSTKHSFTAEVIEESEVGVIEQKDLEILICQHCDFAIDFMKWMGIHHRLTQTKFRDLMMYGKPGALCSTLIRLGNTYGEKTGDSILINKKITHTDLSNMIGATRESVNRMLSDLRKKDAVEYENGMIVIKDLAMLQEICHCELCPNEICRI encoded by the coding sequence ATGATAAAGGAACATTATAATGTTATCGAAGCCCGCGGCAATACAAACTGTTTCTCCGAGCAGAATTTTAACCGCCTGTTGGTCACCATGAAGGAACGTGTAGTCCCTGAAGGATCACACCTGTTCTGGGAAGGCGATTTCTCGGATAAACTGTTTTATATCAAGCGTGGACGTGTGAAATTAACCAAATCTACAGACGAAGGCAAGGAACTGATTCTGTATATGTATCAGTCCGGCGACATGGTAGGTCAGGCTGATCCGTTCTTCAGCACGAAGCACAGCTTCACAGCCGAAGTCATTGAAGAGAGTGAAGTAGGTGTGATCGAGCAGAAGGATCTGGAGATTCTGATCTGCCAGCACTGTGACTTCGCCATCGACTTCATGAAATGGATGGGCATTCATCACCGTCTCACCCAGACGAAATTCCGCGATCTGATGATGTACGGCAAACCGGGCGCACTCTGCTCCACACTAATCCGTCTTGGCAATACCTATGGTGAGAAGACTGGCGACAGCATTCTGATCAACAAAAAAATCACGCATACAGATCTGTCCAACATGATCGGCGCTACCCGTGAGAGCGTTAACCGCATGCTAAGTGATCTGCGCAAAAAAGATGCAGTGGAGTATGAGAATGGCATGATTGTCATCAAGGATCTGGCGATGCTTCAGGAAATCTGCCACTGCGAATTATGTCCCAATGAAATTTGCCGAATTTAA
- a CDS encoding NAD(P)-dependent oxidoreductase produces MNILILGATGRVGSHIVTYALQDGHHVTVLVRKPEKVQPIHANLTIIEGNVLNQEDVARAVQGNDVVISALNTDGTTTLTDSTPFIIEAMYQEGIERIITVGTAGILQSELSPELLRYQSSESKRRSTRAAEEHEQAYRLLERSNLKWTIVCPTALQNGERLGTYRVRQDILPQGGTEISVADTAEFTYSQIDASDFIRARVGIAY; encoded by the coding sequence ATGAATATATTGATTCTTGGTGCCACCGGCCGGGTGGGGAGCCACATTGTTACCTATGCTCTTCAGGATGGACATCACGTGACAGTGTTGGTCCGTAAGCCGGAGAAGGTTCAGCCGATCCATGCCAACCTGACGATCATCGAAGGTAATGTTCTTAATCAAGAAGATGTTGCCCGGGCAGTGCAGGGAAATGATGTAGTTATTAGTGCATTGAACACTGATGGGACAACCACGCTTACAGACAGTACGCCTTTTATCATTGAAGCCATGTATCAGGAAGGGATAGAGCGCATTATTACCGTAGGAACTGCGGGTATTCTCCAAAGTGAGCTTTCACCTGAACTCCTGCGTTACCAATCCAGCGAATCTAAACGCAGGTCCACCCGTGCCGCAGAAGAACATGAGCAAGCCTATCGCTTGCTGGAGCGGTCGAACCTTAAATGGACCATTGTGTGCCCAACCGCTCTGCAGAACGGCGAACGCTTGGGAACCTATCGTGTGAGACAAGACATTCTGCCCCAAGGCGGTACTGAAATATCTGTAGCAGATACAGCGGAATTCACTTATAGTCAAATTGATGCTAGCGATTTCATAAGAGCCCGTGTGGGTATAGCTTACTGA